In Juglans microcarpa x Juglans regia isolate MS1-56 chromosome 8D, Jm3101_v1.0, whole genome shotgun sequence, the following are encoded in one genomic region:
- the LOC121242844 gene encoding protein REVEILLE 7-like isoform X2 → MAVQQNVTSNLSVTSCNYRSDGAAWSEMVVQKEETGSFGNYNALKVRKPYTIVKQREKWTEEEHQKFIEALRLYGRGWRQIEAHVGSKTAVQIRSHAQKFFSKVVRASSSSIENSIEPVEIPPPRPKKKPSHPYPRKSLDSPNGISLTNQTERSPLPNLLVAKKGAKSPTSVLSAAGSDSLESAASEQQIACSSPTSCETDMQSISFSPVEKEKAHMTSNSTVQEEKGSFSSTPEGFPSTKFDFASKGTLSTKGDEATGEPVTSFKLFGRTVVVTDSRKPCYPGTGNTESLISNILVENSAVDKEDFVKRLPSDQLDAHLSLEIDNCKSKLLPCQAPVKSVEHLKENTNSIEANPCVSLPWWSLYQGQPFCYFPSYSQTSVQVPTDSYVEVDTMEGEVMKERSCTSSNSASVSEVENGEKNSDAMDSESQKPLRKGRISPCNSMRGFVPYKRCLAERDTNSSVVDMDERERQRARVCS, encoded by the exons ATGGCTGTTCAG CAGAATGTAACTTCAAATCTCTCTGTTACGTCTTGTAACTACCGCTCTGATGGCGCTGCATGGTCTGAAATGGTGGTCCAGAAGGAGGAGACAGGTTCCTTTGGAAATTACAATGCACTTAAG GTAAGGAAGCCCTACACCATtgtaaaacaaagagaaaaatggaCAGAGGAAGAGCACCAGAAGTTTATTGAAGCCTTAAGGCTGTATGGTCGTGGTTGGCGTCAAATCGAAG CACATGTAGGCTCCAAAACTGCAGTTCAGATTCGAAGTCATGCTCAAAAATTCTTCTCTAAG GTGGTCCGGGCATCCAGTAGCAGCATTGAAAACTCCATTGAACCAGTTGAGATTCCTCCTCCACGGCCAAAGAAGAAACCCTCGCATCCTTATCCTCGTAAATCGCTTGATTCTCCTAATGGAATATCATTAACAAATCAAACTGAAAGGTCTCCATTGCCAAATTTATTGGTGGCCAAGAAAGGCGCCAAATCTCCCACTTCAGTTCTATCAGCAGCTGGGTCAGATTCATTGGAGTCTGCAGCTTCAGAGCAGCAGATTGCATGTTCTTCACCTACTTCATGCGAAACTGACATGCAATCAATCAGCTTTTCACCTGTTGAGAAAGAGAAAGCACACATGACATCCAATTCCACTGTTCAAGAAGAGAAAGGATCATTTTCCTCCACTCCAGAGGGCTTTCCATCCACG AAATTTGACTTCGCTTCCAAGGGCACTCTAAGTACTAAAGGAGATGAAGCCACGGGAGAGCCAGTCACAAGTTTCAAACTTTTTGGAAGGACAGTTGTGGTTACAGATTCCCGGAAACCATGTTATCCAGGGACAGGGAACACTGAGTCGCTGATATCTAATATCCTCGTAGAGAATTCTGCAGTTGATAAAGAGGACTTTGTTAAAAGATTACCATCAGACCAATTAGATGCGCATTTATCGCTCGAAATCGATAATTGTAAATCGAAGTTATTGCCGTGTCAAGCCCCAGTTAAAAGTGTGGAACATCTGAAAGAGAACACCAACTCTATAGAAGCCAATCCTTGTGTTTCTCTGCCATGGTGGTCTTTGTACCAAGGCCAGCCATTTTGTTACTTCCCCTCATATAGCCAAACCTCGGTTCAAGTACCTACAGATTCTTATGTGGAAGTAGATACGATGGAGGGGGAGGTTATGAAGGAAAGATCTTGTACCAGTTCGAACTCTGCATCAGTGAGTGAAGTGGAAAACGGAGAGAAGAATTCAGATGCTATGGATTCTGAGTCTCAAAAACCTCTTCGTAAGGGAAGGATTAGTCCCTGCAATTCTATGAGGGGGTTTGTGCCTTACAAAAGATGTCTAGCAGAGAGAGATACAAACTCATCAGTGGTTGATATGGACGAGAGGGAGAGACAAAGAGCTCGAGTTTGTTCATAG
- the LOC121242844 gene encoding protein REVEILLE 7-like isoform X4, protein MVVVGVKSKVVRASSSSIENSIEPVEIPPPRPKKKPSHPYPRKSLDSPNGISLTNQTERSPLPNLLVAKKGAKSPTSVLSAAGSDSLESAASEQQIACSSPTSCETDMQSISFSPVEKEKAHMTSNSTVQEEKGSFSSTPEGFPSTKFDFASKGTLSTKGDEATGEPVTSFKLFGRTVVVTDSRKPCYPGTGNTESLISNILVENSAVDKEDFVKRLPSDQLDAHLSLEIDNCKSKLLPCQAPVKSVEHLKENTNSIEANPCVSLPWWSLYQGQPFCYFPSYSQTSVQVPTDSYVEVDTMEGEVMKERSCTSSNSASVSEVENGEKNSDAMDSESQKPLRKGRISPCNSMRGFVPYKRCLAERDTNSSVVDMDERERQRARVCS, encoded by the exons ATGGTCGTGGTTGGCGTCAAATCGAAG GTGGTCCGGGCATCCAGTAGCAGCATTGAAAACTCCATTGAACCAGTTGAGATTCCTCCTCCACGGCCAAAGAAGAAACCCTCGCATCCTTATCCTCGTAAATCGCTTGATTCTCCTAATGGAATATCATTAACAAATCAAACTGAAAGGTCTCCATTGCCAAATTTATTGGTGGCCAAGAAAGGCGCCAAATCTCCCACTTCAGTTCTATCAGCAGCTGGGTCAGATTCATTGGAGTCTGCAGCTTCAGAGCAGCAGATTGCATGTTCTTCACCTACTTCATGCGAAACTGACATGCAATCAATCAGCTTTTCACCTGTTGAGAAAGAGAAAGCACACATGACATCCAATTCCACTGTTCAAGAAGAGAAAGGATCATTTTCCTCCACTCCAGAGGGCTTTCCATCCACG AAATTTGACTTCGCTTCCAAGGGCACTCTAAGTACTAAAGGAGATGAAGCCACGGGAGAGCCAGTCACAAGTTTCAAACTTTTTGGAAGGACAGTTGTGGTTACAGATTCCCGGAAACCATGTTATCCAGGGACAGGGAACACTGAGTCGCTGATATCTAATATCCTCGTAGAGAATTCTGCAGTTGATAAAGAGGACTTTGTTAAAAGATTACCATCAGACCAATTAGATGCGCATTTATCGCTCGAAATCGATAATTGTAAATCGAAGTTATTGCCGTGTCAAGCCCCAGTTAAAAGTGTGGAACATCTGAAAGAGAACACCAACTCTATAGAAGCCAATCCTTGTGTTTCTCTGCCATGGTGGTCTTTGTACCAAGGCCAGCCATTTTGTTACTTCCCCTCATATAGCCAAACCTCGGTTCAAGTACCTACAGATTCTTATGTGGAAGTAGATACGATGGAGGGGGAGGTTATGAAGGAAAGATCTTGTACCAGTTCGAACTCTGCATCAGTGAGTGAAGTGGAAAACGGAGAGAAGAATTCAGATGCTATGGATTCTGAGTCTCAAAAACCTCTTCGTAAGGGAAGGATTAGTCCCTGCAATTCTATGAGGGGGTTTGTGCCTTACAAAAGATGTCTAGCAGAGAGAGATACAAACTCATCAGTGGTTGATATGGACGAGAGGGAGAGACAAAGAGCTCGAGTTTGTTCATAG
- the LOC121242844 gene encoding protein REVEILLE 7-like isoform X1, which translates to MAVQQQNVTSNLSVTSCNYRSDGAAWSEMVVQKEETGSFGNYNALKVRKPYTIVKQREKWTEEEHQKFIEALRLYGRGWRQIEAHVGSKTAVQIRSHAQKFFSKVVRASSSSIENSIEPVEIPPPRPKKKPSHPYPRKSLDSPNGISLTNQTERSPLPNLLVAKKGAKSPTSVLSAAGSDSLESAASEQQIACSSPTSCETDMQSISFSPVEKEKAHMTSNSTVQEEKGSFSSTPEGFPSTKFDFASKGTLSTKGDEATGEPVTSFKLFGRTVVVTDSRKPCYPGTGNTESLISNILVENSAVDKEDFVKRLPSDQLDAHLSLEIDNCKSKLLPCQAPVKSVEHLKENTNSIEANPCVSLPWWSLYQGQPFCYFPSYSQTSVQVPTDSYVEVDTMEGEVMKERSCTSSNSASVSEVENGEKNSDAMDSESQKPLRKGRISPCNSMRGFVPYKRCLAERDTNSSVVDMDERERQRARVCS; encoded by the exons ATGGCTGTTCAG CAGCAGAATGTAACTTCAAATCTCTCTGTTACGTCTTGTAACTACCGCTCTGATGGCGCTGCATGGTCTGAAATGGTGGTCCAGAAGGAGGAGACAGGTTCCTTTGGAAATTACAATGCACTTAAG GTAAGGAAGCCCTACACCATtgtaaaacaaagagaaaaatggaCAGAGGAAGAGCACCAGAAGTTTATTGAAGCCTTAAGGCTGTATGGTCGTGGTTGGCGTCAAATCGAAG CACATGTAGGCTCCAAAACTGCAGTTCAGATTCGAAGTCATGCTCAAAAATTCTTCTCTAAG GTGGTCCGGGCATCCAGTAGCAGCATTGAAAACTCCATTGAACCAGTTGAGATTCCTCCTCCACGGCCAAAGAAGAAACCCTCGCATCCTTATCCTCGTAAATCGCTTGATTCTCCTAATGGAATATCATTAACAAATCAAACTGAAAGGTCTCCATTGCCAAATTTATTGGTGGCCAAGAAAGGCGCCAAATCTCCCACTTCAGTTCTATCAGCAGCTGGGTCAGATTCATTGGAGTCTGCAGCTTCAGAGCAGCAGATTGCATGTTCTTCACCTACTTCATGCGAAACTGACATGCAATCAATCAGCTTTTCACCTGTTGAGAAAGAGAAAGCACACATGACATCCAATTCCACTGTTCAAGAAGAGAAAGGATCATTTTCCTCCACTCCAGAGGGCTTTCCATCCACG AAATTTGACTTCGCTTCCAAGGGCACTCTAAGTACTAAAGGAGATGAAGCCACGGGAGAGCCAGTCACAAGTTTCAAACTTTTTGGAAGGACAGTTGTGGTTACAGATTCCCGGAAACCATGTTATCCAGGGACAGGGAACACTGAGTCGCTGATATCTAATATCCTCGTAGAGAATTCTGCAGTTGATAAAGAGGACTTTGTTAAAAGATTACCATCAGACCAATTAGATGCGCATTTATCGCTCGAAATCGATAATTGTAAATCGAAGTTATTGCCGTGTCAAGCCCCAGTTAAAAGTGTGGAACATCTGAAAGAGAACACCAACTCTATAGAAGCCAATCCTTGTGTTTCTCTGCCATGGTGGTCTTTGTACCAAGGCCAGCCATTTTGTTACTTCCCCTCATATAGCCAAACCTCGGTTCAAGTACCTACAGATTCTTATGTGGAAGTAGATACGATGGAGGGGGAGGTTATGAAGGAAAGATCTTGTACCAGTTCGAACTCTGCATCAGTGAGTGAAGTGGAAAACGGAGAGAAGAATTCAGATGCTATGGATTCTGAGTCTCAAAAACCTCTTCGTAAGGGAAGGATTAGTCCCTGCAATTCTATGAGGGGGTTTGTGCCTTACAAAAGATGTCTAGCAGAGAGAGATACAAACTCATCAGTGGTTGATATGGACGAGAGGGAGAGACAAAGAGCTCGAGTTTGTTCATAG
- the LOC121242844 gene encoding protein REVEILLE 7-like isoform X3, with protein MAVQNVTSNLSVTSCNYRSDGAAWSEMVVQKEETGSFGNYNALKVRKPYTIVKQREKWTEEEHQKFIEALRLYGRGWRQIEAHVGSKTAVQIRSHAQKFFSKVVRASSSSIENSIEPVEIPPPRPKKKPSHPYPRKSLDSPNGISLTNQTERSPLPNLLVAKKGAKSPTSVLSAAGSDSLESAASEQQIACSSPTSCETDMQSISFSPVEKEKAHMTSNSTVQEEKGSFSSTPEGFPSTKFDFASKGTLSTKGDEATGEPVTSFKLFGRTVVVTDSRKPCYPGTGNTESLISNILVENSAVDKEDFVKRLPSDQLDAHLSLEIDNCKSKLLPCQAPVKSVEHLKENTNSIEANPCVSLPWWSLYQGQPFCYFPSYSQTSVQVPTDSYVEVDTMEGEVMKERSCTSSNSASVSEVENGEKNSDAMDSESQKPLRKGRISPCNSMRGFVPYKRCLAERDTNSSVVDMDERERQRARVCS; from the exons ATGGCTGTTCAG AATGTAACTTCAAATCTCTCTGTTACGTCTTGTAACTACCGCTCTGATGGCGCTGCATGGTCTGAAATGGTGGTCCAGAAGGAGGAGACAGGTTCCTTTGGAAATTACAATGCACTTAAG GTAAGGAAGCCCTACACCATtgtaaaacaaagagaaaaatggaCAGAGGAAGAGCACCAGAAGTTTATTGAAGCCTTAAGGCTGTATGGTCGTGGTTGGCGTCAAATCGAAG CACATGTAGGCTCCAAAACTGCAGTTCAGATTCGAAGTCATGCTCAAAAATTCTTCTCTAAG GTGGTCCGGGCATCCAGTAGCAGCATTGAAAACTCCATTGAACCAGTTGAGATTCCTCCTCCACGGCCAAAGAAGAAACCCTCGCATCCTTATCCTCGTAAATCGCTTGATTCTCCTAATGGAATATCATTAACAAATCAAACTGAAAGGTCTCCATTGCCAAATTTATTGGTGGCCAAGAAAGGCGCCAAATCTCCCACTTCAGTTCTATCAGCAGCTGGGTCAGATTCATTGGAGTCTGCAGCTTCAGAGCAGCAGATTGCATGTTCTTCACCTACTTCATGCGAAACTGACATGCAATCAATCAGCTTTTCACCTGTTGAGAAAGAGAAAGCACACATGACATCCAATTCCACTGTTCAAGAAGAGAAAGGATCATTTTCCTCCACTCCAGAGGGCTTTCCATCCACG AAATTTGACTTCGCTTCCAAGGGCACTCTAAGTACTAAAGGAGATGAAGCCACGGGAGAGCCAGTCACAAGTTTCAAACTTTTTGGAAGGACAGTTGTGGTTACAGATTCCCGGAAACCATGTTATCCAGGGACAGGGAACACTGAGTCGCTGATATCTAATATCCTCGTAGAGAATTCTGCAGTTGATAAAGAGGACTTTGTTAAAAGATTACCATCAGACCAATTAGATGCGCATTTATCGCTCGAAATCGATAATTGTAAATCGAAGTTATTGCCGTGTCAAGCCCCAGTTAAAAGTGTGGAACATCTGAAAGAGAACACCAACTCTATAGAAGCCAATCCTTGTGTTTCTCTGCCATGGTGGTCTTTGTACCAAGGCCAGCCATTTTGTTACTTCCCCTCATATAGCCAAACCTCGGTTCAAGTACCTACAGATTCTTATGTGGAAGTAGATACGATGGAGGGGGAGGTTATGAAGGAAAGATCTTGTACCAGTTCGAACTCTGCATCAGTGAGTGAAGTGGAAAACGGAGAGAAGAATTCAGATGCTATGGATTCTGAGTCTCAAAAACCTCTTCGTAAGGGAAGGATTAGTCCCTGCAATTCTATGAGGGGGTTTGTGCCTTACAAAAGATGTCTAGCAGAGAGAGATACAAACTCATCAGTGGTTGATATGGACGAGAGGGAGAGACAAAGAGCTCGAGTTTGTTCATAG